Genomic segment of Ewingella sp. CoE-038-23:
AAGGGCAGAATTTTTGATTTGTGATCTTGATCGGCTTGGGCAATTCGTGGCGCACAAGCCATGCCTAAGGGCGTGGGCTGCGTGTAGAATGACAATAATTTTCAAGGATTCAGGAACACCCGATGTCTACGATGAAAGAAGTGGCGATGAAGGCAGGTGTCTCAAAGGCCACCGTGTCACGGCTGTTGTCAGGGAAAGGGTATGTCAGCGAGGCCACCAAGGTCGCGGTCTATCAGGCGATTGAAGAGGCGGGATATCGGCCTAATTTGCTGGCCCGCAATCTTGCAACCAGCAAGTCCCAGTGCATTGGCTTGGTTATCACCAACACGCTGTATAACGGCAGCTACTTCAACGAATTGCTGTCTCAGGCGGCCAAAAAGCTCGAGGACAACGGGCGGCAGCTGATTCTGGTCGACGGTAAACACAGCGCCGAGGAGGAGCAGCAGGCGATTCAGTTCCTGCTCGATTTGCGCTGCGACGCGGTGATTGTCTACCCGCGCTTCCTGACCGTGGATGCCATGGACGCCATCATCAGCCAGCACAAGCAGCCGATCATGGTGGTGAACAGAAAGCTGCGCAGCCACCAGAGCCACTGCATCTTCTGCGACCACAAAGGCTCGAGTTTTCAGGCTACCCGGCATCTGCTGGCCCAAGGACATCGCGATATCGCCTTTATCACCGGCTCCCTCGACTCCCCGACCGCCATTGAGCGCCTGTCGGGTTATAAAGCAGCGCTAGAGGCACAGGGTTTGCCTATTCGCCAAGAGCTGATTGTTAAAGGGAAATGGACCCCGGCCAGCGGCGCGGCGGCGATAGAATCCCTGCTGGCGGCCAATACGCCCTTTAGCGCGATTCTGGCCAGTAACGATGATATGGCGATTGGCGCGATGAAAGCCCTGCACGCCGCCAAACTCAGCGTGCCGGAAAACGTCTCGCTGATGGGCTTCGACAACATCCCCACCGCCCCCTTCTTGCAGCCCGCGCTGTCGAGCATTAAAGACCCGGTCAGCGGCATGGTGAACGAAGTAATTAATCGCCTGATCGCCATGCTCGACGGCGGCTATCTGTCGCAAAACAATGCCTTTTCCTCAGAACTGATCCTCAGAGACTCCGTCGCCCCCGGCCCCTATTTCGGGCAATAAAAAATCCGCGACAAGCGCGGATTATTTTATTTTTTATGCTCCGAGGCATCTCCTAAATCATTCGTGTTGCAGGCACGAAGGATGACGAGGACGCTATAAAACACCCTGAGCTATCATCGCATCTGCGACTTTCACAAACCCGGCAATATTCGCGCCGTGCACATAGTGAGTCTGCTTACCCTCGCCGCCGTGCTCGACGCAGGCTTCGTGGATATCACGCATGATGTGCTGCAAGCGGGCGTCCACCTTCTCGGCATTCCAGCTCATCCGCGCTGCATTCTGCGCCATCTCCAAGCCTGAAGTTGCCACGCCACCGGCGTTGGCCGCCTTACCCGGCGCGAACAGCACGCCTGCCGCGAGGAAGGCGTCGGTAGCCTGAATGGTGGTGGGCATGTTGGCCCCTTCCGCCACGGCTTTCACCCCGTTAGCGATCAGCCGATGCGCCGCGTCGATGTCCAACTCGTTTTGCGTGGCGCAAGGCAGCGCGATATCCACCGGCACGTTCCACGGCTGCTGGTCGGCCAAAAAGTCCAGACCGCGCTCGCGGGCGTACTCTTCGACACGGCCATAGCGGGAGTTTTTAATCTCCGCCAGGTGCGCCAGTTTGTCCGGCGTAAAGCCCGCTTCGTCCACCACCGTGCCACCCGAGTCGGAGGCGGTGATCACCCGCGCCCCCAGCTCCATGGCTTTTTCAATGGCGTACTGCGCCACGTTGCCGGCACCGGAAACCGCCACTTTGCTGTCAGCAAAGCCCAAACCGTGGCGTTTTAACATCGCCTCGGTGAAGTAAACCAGCCCGTAGCCCGTGGCTTCAGGGCGGATCAGGCTGCCGCCGAATGACA
This window contains:
- a CDS encoding LacI family DNA-binding transcriptional regulator — its product is MSTMKEVAMKAGVSKATVSRLLSGKGYVSEATKVAVYQAIEEAGYRPNLLARNLATSKSQCIGLVITNTLYNGSYFNELLSQAAKKLEDNGRQLILVDGKHSAEEEQQAIQFLLDLRCDAVIVYPRFLTVDAMDAIISQHKQPIMVVNRKLRSHQSHCIFCDHKGSSFQATRHLLAQGHRDIAFITGSLDSPTAIERLSGYKAALEAQGLPIRQELIVKGKWTPASGAAAIESLLAANTPFSAILASNDDMAIGAMKALHAAKLSVPENVSLMGFDNIPTAPFLQPALSSIKDPVSGMVNEVINRLIAMLDGGYLSQNNAFSSELILRDSVAPGPYFGQ
- the gdhA gene encoding NADP-specific glutamate dehydrogenase; protein product: MNGLTSLESFLEQLQQRDAHQPEYLQAVREVFTSLWPFLQQNPHYLEQSLLERLVEPERVIQFRVAWIDDSGTVQVNRAWRVQFNSAIGPYKGGMRFHPSVNLSILKFLGFEQTFKNALTTLPMGGGKGGSDFNPKGKSKTEVMRFCQALMTELYRHLGPDTDVPAGDIGVGGREVAFMSGMMKKLSNNTACVFTGKGLSFGGSLIRPEATGYGLVYFTEAMLKRHGLGFADSKVAVSGAGNVAQYAIEKAMELGARVITASDSGGTVVDEAGFTPDKLAHLAEIKNSRYGRVEEYARERGLDFLADQQPWNVPVDIALPCATQNELDIDAAHRLIANGVKAVAEGANMPTTIQATDAFLAAGVLFAPGKAANAGGVATSGLEMAQNAARMSWNAEKVDARLQHIMRDIHEACVEHGGEGKQTHYVHGANIAGFVKVADAMIAQGVL